Proteins from a genomic interval of Rosa chinensis cultivar Old Blush chromosome 2, RchiOBHm-V2, whole genome shotgun sequence:
- the LOC112189010 gene encoding ABC transporter F family member 4: MGKKKTDEAGAAMKGKSTGKDASKDGKKVKAPTVSAMLANMDQKPEKPKKASSSGAKAKVAPKLSSYTDGIDLPPSDDEVEEEQQSNQQRRSEAKTIDISITEKELKKREKKDLLAAHAAELSKKEALRDDHDAFTVVIGSRASVLEGEDADANIKDISIDSFSVAARGKELLKNTSVKISHGKRYGLVGPNGMGKSTLLKLLAWRKIPVPKNIDVLLVEQEVVGDDRSALEAVVSANEELVKLREEVAALQNSDSAPGGEEEDSHDDDAGEKLAELYDQLQLMGSDAAEAQASKILAGLGFTKDMQGRPTKSFSGGWRMRISLARALFVQPTLLLLDEPTNHLDLRAVLWLEEYLCRWKKTLVVVSHDRDFLNTVCTEIIHLHDLKLHFYRGNFDDFETGYEQRRKEVNKKFEIYDKQVKAARRSGSRVQQEKVKDRAKFLVNKEAAKSKGKGKVEEDDTQVEAPKKWRDYSVEFHFPEPTELTPPLLQLIDVSFSYPNREDFRLSDVDVGIDMGTRVAIVGPNGAGKSTLLNLLAGDLVPTEGEVRRSQKLRIGRYSQHFVDLLTMDETPVSYLLRLHPDQEGFSKQEAVRAKLGKYGLPSHNHLTPIAKLSGGQKARVVFTSISMSKPHILLLDEPTNHLDMQSIDALADALDEFSGGVVLVSHDSRLISRVCDDEERSQIWIVEDGTVKKFDRSFDEYKDELQKEIRDEVDE, from the coding sequence ATGGGAAAAAAGAAGACAGATGAAGCTGGTGCCGCCATGAAGGGTAAGTCAACCGGAAAAGATGCTTCTAAAGATGGAAAGAAAGTGAAAGCACCAACAGTCTCCGCCATGTTGGCCAACATGGACCAGAAACCTGAGAAGCCCAAGAAGGCATCTTCCTCTGGTGCAAAGGCAAAAGTcgctccaaaactttcatccTACACTGATGGTATTGATCTCCCTCCCTCTGATGATGAGGTGGAAGAGGAACAACAATCCAATCAGCAAAGGAGGTCAGAGGCTAAGACGATTGATATATCCATTACagagaaagagttaaaaaaacGTGAAAAGAAGGACCTTCTTGCTGCCCATGCTGCTGAGCTGTCAAAGAAGGAGGCCCTGAGAGATGATCATGATGCTTTCACTGTTGTTATTGGAAGCAGGGCTTCAGTACTTGAGGGTGAAGATGCAGATGCTAATATCAAGGACATATCAATAGATAGTTTTTCTGTGGCGGCTCGAGGAAAGGAACTACTAAAGAATACATCAGTGAAGATATCTCATGGGAAGAGATATGGTCTGGTTGGTCCAAATGGGATGGGGAAGTCTACCCTCCTGAAGCTTCTTGCTTGGAGGAAGATTCCAGTACCAAAAAACATCGATGTTCTTTTAGTTGAACAGGAGGTAGTTGGTGATGATAGAAGTGCTCTGGAAGCAGTTGTTTCAGCTAATGAAGAACTTGTCAAGCTCCGGGAAGAGGTTGCAGCATTGCAGAATTCAGATTCTGCTCCCggtggtgaggaagaggatagTCATGATGATGATGCAGGAGAGAAGCTTGCTGAGTTGTACGATCAATTGCAGCTGATGGGATCGGATGCTGCTGAAGCCCAGGCTTCAAAGATTCTTGCCGGTTTGGGATTTACAAAGGATATGCAAGGCCGCCCCACTAAGTCATTCAGTGGTGGTTGGAGAATGAGAATTTCATTAGCTAGGGCACTTTTTGTGCAACCAACTCTTTTGTTGCTTGATGAACCAACAAATCATCTCGACTTGAGGGCTGTTCTTTGGTTGGAGGAGTATTTGTGCCGCTGGAAAAAAACTTTGGTGGTTGTCTCACACGATCGTGATTTCCTTAACACAGTGTGCACAGAGATTATTCATCTGCATGATCTGAAGCTCCACTTCTACCGTGGAAATTTTGATGATTTTGAAACTGGGTATGAGCAGCGCCGCAAAGAGGTAAACAAAAAGTTTGAAATTTATGATAAGCAGGTGAAAGCTGCCAGAAGGAGTGGAAGTCGGGTTCAACAGGAGAAGGTCAAGGACCGAGCAAAATTTTTAGTTAATAAGGAAGCAGCAAAGAGCAAGGGCAAGGGAAAGGTTGAGGAGGATGACACCCAAGTTGAGGCTCCTAAGAAGTGGAGGGATTACAGCGTCGAGTTCCACTTTCCTGAACCTACTGAGCTTACACCTCCACTCCTGCAACTCATTGATGTCAGCTTTAGTTATCCGAACCGGGAAGATTTCAGGCTGTCTGATGTTGATGTCGGTATTGATATGGGTACTCGTGTTGCAATTGTTGGACCTAACGGAGCCGGAAAGTCTACTCTGCTCAACCTTCTTGCAGGTGATTTGGTTCCTACTGAGGGTGAAGTAAGGAGAAGTCAGAAGTTGAGGATTGGTAGGTATTCACAGCACTTTGTGGACCTCCTGACAATGGACGAAACCCCTGTTTCATACCTACTTCGTCTTCATCCTGACCAAGAGGGATTTAGCAAGCAGGAGGCTGTGCGTGCAAAACTCGGAAAGTATGGACTCCCTAGCCACAACCATCTGACTCCTATTGCAAAATTATCTGGAGGACAGAAAGCTCGAGTTGTCTTCACATCAATATCCATGTCAAAACCCCACATTCTGCTTTTGGATGAACCCACGAATCATTTAGATATGCAGAGCATTGATGCACTGGCTGATGCACTTGATGAATTCAGCGGTGGGGTTGTACTAGTAAGTCACGACTCCAGACTTATTTCACGTGTGTGTGATGATGAAGAGAGGAGTCAAATTTGGATTGTTGAAGATGGTACTGTGAAGAAATTTGATAGAAGTTTTGATGAGTACAAGGATGAGCTACAAAAAGAAATTAGAGATGAGGTGGATGAGTAA